The following proteins are encoded in a genomic region of Halomicrobium zhouii:
- a CDS encoding polysaccharide deacetylase family protein, which yields MSESEWVPGDHEFALCLTHDVDRPYKTYQSLYYALKERDPSHLRGLLPGSNPYWTFQEMLDLESELGVTSAFYFLNEQDLFADRPPRDWLSGTAWQLYAGRYDIEDPEIISLIREIDDRGWEVGLHGSYESYADREMLATEKRHLEDVLGHEVTGGRQHYLNIERPETWTYQRAAGLQYDATPGSPSDYGFHDGYDPYRPFDDEFVVFPLTLMECALPDPGTNVEKAWQICERLLTEARANDAVMSVLWHPRFFSDDYQSYDVIYRRIVERALEMDAWVGAPGTLYETLDHQSMPQAVAEERASQSAD from the coding sequence ATGAGTGAGAGCGAGTGGGTCCCGGGGGACCACGAGTTCGCCCTCTGTCTCACCCACGACGTCGACCGGCCGTACAAGACCTACCAGTCGCTGTACTACGCGCTCAAGGAGCGGGACCCCTCCCACCTCCGGGGCCTGCTGCCCGGCTCGAACCCCTACTGGACCTTCCAGGAGATGCTCGACCTCGAGTCCGAACTGGGGGTCACGTCGGCGTTCTACTTCCTCAACGAGCAGGACCTGTTCGCCGACCGCCCGCCCCGGGACTGGCTCTCCGGGACGGCCTGGCAGCTCTACGCCGGCCGGTACGACATCGAAGACCCGGAGATCATCTCGCTCATCCGCGAGATCGACGACCGCGGCTGGGAGGTCGGTCTCCACGGCTCCTACGAGTCCTACGCGGACCGCGAGATGCTCGCCACCGAGAAGCGCCACCTCGAGGACGTCCTCGGCCACGAGGTGACCGGCGGCCGCCAGCACTACCTCAACATCGAACGGCCGGAGACGTGGACCTACCAGCGCGCCGCCGGCCTCCAGTACGACGCGACCCCGGGGTCGCCGAGCGACTACGGCTTCCACGACGGCTACGACCCCTACCGGCCCTTCGACGACGAGTTCGTCGTCTTCCCCCTGACGCTGATGGAGTGTGCCCTGCCCGACCCGGGGACGAACGTCGAGAAGGCCTGGCAGATCTGCGAGCGGTTGCTGACCGAAGCCCGCGCCAACGACGCCGTCATGTCCGTCCTCTGGCACCCGCGCTTCTTCAGCGACGACTACCAGAGCTACGACGTGATCTACCGGCGCATCGTCGAGAGAGCCCTGGAGATGGACGCCTGGGTCGGCGCGCCGGGGACGCTGTACGAGACCCTCGACCACCAGTCGATGCCGCAGGCCGTCGCCGAAGAGCGCGCCAGCCAGTCGGCCGACTGA
- a CDS encoding methionyl-tRNA formyltransferase, whose amino-acid sequence MTSIAFMGSHPLGEQCLEIATEHPDTDVELVVTYGPDEDNWWEGSLYDLATDMGHDVVTIDEESQVLETDVDYLLSVYYPNILGAEMLNHPNDAAINLHQAELPRYRGSNVISHAIMNARDDDHWQYGTTMHFMAEEVDAGDVIARNFVEIGEDDTARELYERIEGASVDLFDEMLPAMVSGEILEMGTPQEEYPGERYFYTKASLDGEKAIDPETLTDPEKEDEVYDKVRALDFPPFEPAWVELDDGRKLYLTASDYEYVLDEIAADE is encoded by the coding sequence ATGACGTCGATAGCGTTCATGGGCAGTCACCCGCTCGGCGAGCAGTGTCTCGAAATCGCGACGGAACATCCCGACACCGACGTCGAACTGGTCGTCACCTACGGCCCCGACGAGGACAACTGGTGGGAGGGGTCGCTGTACGACCTGGCGACCGACATGGGCCACGACGTCGTGACCATCGACGAGGAGTCCCAGGTACTGGAGACCGACGTCGACTATCTCCTCTCGGTGTACTACCCCAACATCCTCGGCGCGGAGATGCTGAACCACCCCAACGACGCCGCGATCAACCTCCACCAGGCCGAGTTGCCCCGTTACCGCGGGTCGAACGTGATCAGCCACGCGATCATGAACGCCCGCGACGACGACCACTGGCAGTACGGGACGACGATGCACTTCATGGCCGAGGAGGTCGACGCCGGCGACGTCATCGCCCGGAACTTCGTGGAGATCGGCGAGGACGACACGGCCCGAGAGCTCTACGAGCGCATCGAGGGCGCCTCGGTCGACCTGTTCGACGAGATGCTCCCCGCGATGGTCTCCGGCGAGATCCTGGAGATGGGCACGCCCCAGGAGGAGTACCCCGGCGAGCGCTACTTCTACACCAAGGCCAGCCTCGACGGCGAGAAGGCCATCGACCCCGAGACGCTGACCGACCCCGAGAAGGAGGACGAGGTGTACGACAAGGTCCGGGCGCTCGACTTCCCGCCGTTCGAGCCCGCCTGGGTCGAACTCGACGACGGCCGGAAGCTGTATCTCACGGCGTCGGACTACGAGTACGTGCTCGACGAGATAGCGGCAGACGAGTGA
- a CDS encoding flippase — protein sequence MSLAERVARGVKASLIARVVYIATNSALLIVLTRYLLEPGEYGQLYFALSVLGIALLFSALGIPKATARYVTEYVEKDQRQIPYLIERSLLVLLVLSGLVALALAGGRGLIAELLGEPGLEPFLLIGAVHVAAKSLQTYVKTLFQGFNRVTYSAVVSATNGVARLVLATVFVLAGYGALGALAGYVAAYVLSSLLGLGILYAKFYRRYERAAEPEAGLLRRLLEYSIPTAATRAGVVLDSRVDSLLLGVLAGPVAVGFYTVARQIADVCIVPAQSLGYTITPALGEQKAADQSSRGARLYERSLENVLLLYIPAGVGLVLVAEPAIRYVFTEDYLGAVPVVQLFSLFILVRAVHKITGSGLDYLGLARIRAIARTTTALGNVGLNVLLIPEYGAVGAGLATVTTYTLYTAVNVYYIHREFALRLGFLARRIAHILAVTSVMAGGVVLALPYVTGLATLAGAILLGGVVWAVLVVLSGLLDPAEIRTFLG from the coding sequence GTGAGCCTCGCCGAGCGCGTCGCCCGCGGCGTCAAGGCGTCGCTGATCGCCCGGGTCGTCTACATCGCGACCAACTCCGCGCTGTTGATCGTCCTCACGCGGTACCTGCTCGAACCCGGCGAGTACGGCCAGCTCTACTTCGCGCTGTCGGTGCTTGGGATCGCGCTCCTGTTCTCGGCGCTGGGCATCCCCAAGGCGACCGCCCGCTACGTCACCGAGTACGTCGAGAAAGACCAGCGCCAGATACCGTACCTGATCGAGCGCTCGCTGCTGGTCCTGCTCGTTCTGAGCGGGCTCGTCGCGCTCGCCCTCGCCGGCGGCCGCGGCCTCATCGCGGAGCTGCTCGGTGAGCCCGGCCTCGAACCGTTCCTCCTGATCGGCGCCGTCCACGTCGCCGCGAAGTCCCTCCAGACGTACGTGAAGACGCTGTTCCAGGGGTTCAACCGCGTCACCTACAGCGCCGTCGTCAGCGCCACCAACGGTGTGGCCAGGCTCGTCCTCGCGACCGTCTTCGTCCTCGCGGGGTACGGCGCGCTCGGGGCGCTGGCCGGCTACGTCGCCGCGTACGTCCTGTCCAGTCTCCTCGGCCTGGGGATTCTCTACGCGAAGTTCTACCGGCGCTACGAGCGCGCGGCCGAACCGGAAGCGGGACTCCTGCGTCGCCTGCTGGAGTACAGTATCCCGACGGCGGCGACGCGGGCCGGCGTCGTCCTCGACAGCCGGGTTGACAGCCTCCTGCTGGGCGTCCTCGCCGGCCCCGTCGCGGTCGGGTTCTACACGGTCGCCCGCCAGATCGCCGACGTCTGCATCGTCCCGGCCCAGTCGCTCGGCTACACCATCACGCCCGCGCTGGGCGAGCAGAAGGCCGCCGACCAGTCCTCGCGCGGCGCGCGCCTCTACGAGCGCTCCCTGGAGAACGTACTGCTGCTGTACATCCCGGCGGGCGTCGGGCTCGTCCTCGTCGCCGAGCCGGCGATCCGGTACGTGTTCACCGAGGACTACCTCGGGGCCGTCCCCGTCGTCCAGCTGTTCTCGCTGTTCATCCTCGTCCGGGCCGTCCACAAGATCACCGGCAGCGGGCTGGACTACCTCGGCCTGGCCCGTATCCGCGCTATCGCGCGGACGACGACGGCGCTCGGCAACGTCGGCCTGAACGTGCTGTTGATCCCCGAGTACGGCGCCGTCGGCGCCGGGCTGGCCACCGTGACGACGTATACGCTGTACACAGCTGTAAACGTCTACTACATCCACCGCGAGTTCGCGCTCCGCCTCGGGTTCCTGGCCAGACGGATCGCCCACATCCTCGCCGTCACGTCGGTGATGGCCGGCGGCGTCGTGCTCGCGCTCCCCTACGTCACCGGCCTGGCGACACTGGCCGGCGCGATACTGCTCGGTGGGGTCGTCTGGGCCGTCCTCGTCGTGCTGAGCGGCCTGCTCGACCCCGCCGAGATCCGGACGTTCCTGGGCTAG
- a CDS encoding GNAT family N-acetyltransferase, with amino-acid sequence MQIEQLDLSEWREALPDSGIEVFHRPEALATLDDHTAGDLELYGGFKGDEPIGLLPVFKSSKFVGTTVTSPPPSMNVPRLGPVVMPTSPKQRKRESVNRDFTEEVLAEVDIDGSLSLFRTICHSDYADPRPYRWAEYDLSTQFTYVLDLAERDADDVLASFSSGLRRDIRDAEDLPVTVEIEGIHGARDVYEQTKARYEEQGRGFPLSWEYVRDLVERLDEHARVYVVRGPEGEFLSGITVLYSTDDAYFWQGGTRADYDGTSVNSLLHWRIITDILEDPALDHVTGYDLMGANTKRLCKYKSKFAADLVPYYVVESDSIGMDVAKATYQTLKR; translated from the coding sequence ATGCAAATCGAACAACTCGACCTGTCGGAGTGGCGCGAGGCGCTCCCGGACAGCGGGATCGAGGTCTTCCATCGCCCGGAAGCGCTGGCGACCCTCGACGACCACACCGCCGGGGACCTGGAGCTGTACGGGGGGTTCAAGGGAGACGAACCGATCGGGCTGTTGCCGGTGTTCAAATCCTCGAAGTTTGTGGGAACGACGGTGACGTCGCCGCCGCCGTCGATGAACGTGCCGCGCCTGGGCCCCGTCGTGATGCCGACCAGCCCGAAGCAACGCAAACGAGAGAGCGTCAACCGGGATTTCACCGAGGAAGTACTCGCGGAGGTGGACATCGACGGGTCGCTCTCGCTGTTCCGGACGATCTGTCACAGCGACTACGCCGACCCACGGCCCTACCGATGGGCCGAGTACGACCTCTCGACGCAGTTCACCTACGTCCTCGATCTCGCAGAGAGGGACGCCGACGACGTGCTCGCCTCGTTCAGTAGCGGGCTCCGGCGCGACATCCGCGACGCCGAGGACCTGCCCGTCACCGTCGAGATCGAGGGGATCCACGGCGCCCGCGACGTCTACGAGCAGACGAAAGCGCGCTACGAAGAACAGGGTCGCGGGTTTCCGCTATCCTGGGAGTACGTCCGCGACCTGGTCGAGCGTCTCGACGAGCATGCCCGCGTCTACGTCGTCCGGGGTCCCGAGGGCGAGTTCCTCAGCGGGATCACGGTGCTGTACTCGACAGACGACGCCTACTTCTGGCAGGGCGGAACCCGCGCGGACTACGACGGCACGAGCGTCAACAGCCTGCTCCACTGGCGGATCATCACCGACATCCTCGAAGACCCCGCCCTCGACCACGTCACCGGCTACGACCTGATGGGGGCGAACACGAAACGCCTGTGCAAGTACAAGTCCAAGTTCGCCGCCGACCTGGTCCCCTACTACGTCGTCGAGTCGGACTCCATCGGGATGGACGTCGCGAAGGCGACGTACCAGACGCTGAAACGGTGA
- a CDS encoding PIN domain-containing protein, which yields MGGDRILPDLNAISIQLVDDHPGHAAVANELVPALSGQDTLLMFGYLPLRIQWVLEDLGFDSVGARNAVSSLLQYPMEFVDVDDETIRDAYAISAEKNHDVYDSFYVALARAADADRLVTTDRDFEALCADEPFEYVNPVPEDVLSKFENV from the coding sequence ATGGGTGGGGATCGAATTCTTCCAGACCTCAACGCCATTTCGATCCAGCTCGTCGACGACCACCCGGGGCACGCTGCCGTCGCGAACGAACTCGTCCCGGCTCTCAGCGGTCAGGACACACTGCTCATGTTCGGTTATCTCCCATTGCGAATCCAGTGGGTACTCGAGGACCTGGGATTCGATAGCGTCGGTGCCAGGAACGCGGTCTCGTCGCTGCTGCAGTATCCAATGGAGTTCGTCGATGTCGACGACGAGACGATCCGCGACGCGTACGCGATCAGCGCCGAGAAGAACCACGACGTCTACGATAGTTTCTACGTCGCCCTCGCACGCGCCGCCGATGCAGACAGGCTCGTCACTACGGACCGTGATTTCGAAGCCCTCTGTGCCGACGAGCCCTTCGAGTACGTCAATCCGGTACCCGAGGATGTGCTATCGAAATTCGAGAACGTCTGA
- a CDS encoding DUF354 domain-containing protein yields MKVHFDVGHPAHVHLFKHAIDEVEQRGHDTLVTSREKEVTTQLLDAYEIDHVPISKKGTTTLDLAKEWLVRELKLAWHVRRFDADVIASHFNPGAAHAAAVTGTPSVIFNDDEVAVETLGSVTHPFTSVVVTPACFRNELNGDHRTYEGFHELAYLHPDRFEPDPDCLTERGVAVDEPYYVLRFVAWGAHHDVGESGFSRSAKRELVEYLDERGQVYITSEDPLPAAFEDYRLPVDPAAIHDLLYYANGYVGDSQTMAMEAGILGTPAIRSNSFADSDDVSNVTALEEEYGLLHSFGDERAAVETTKELVEDPDTQARWEERRRDLIDESVDVTDTIVDVVLEAGRDE; encoded by the coding sequence ATGAAGGTTCACTTCGACGTCGGTCACCCGGCGCACGTCCACCTGTTCAAACACGCCATCGACGAGGTCGAGCAGCGCGGCCACGACACGCTCGTCACATCCCGGGAGAAGGAAGTGACGACGCAGCTCCTGGACGCCTACGAGATCGACCACGTCCCCATCTCGAAGAAGGGGACGACGACGCTCGACCTGGCCAAGGAGTGGCTCGTTCGCGAGTTGAAACTCGCCTGGCACGTCCGGCGCTTCGACGCCGACGTCATCGCGAGCCACTTCAACCCGGGCGCGGCCCACGCGGCGGCCGTCACCGGCACGCCGAGCGTCATCTTCAACGACGACGAGGTGGCCGTCGAGACGCTCGGGTCGGTCACGCACCCCTTCACCAGCGTCGTCGTCACGCCTGCCTGCTTCCGGAACGAGCTGAACGGGGACCACCGGACCTACGAGGGGTTCCACGAACTGGCCTACCTCCACCCGGACCGGTTCGAGCCCGACCCGGACTGTCTGACAGAACGCGGCGTCGCCGTCGACGAACCGTACTACGTCCTCCGATTCGTCGCCTGGGGCGCCCACCACGACGTCGGCGAGTCCGGCTTCTCGCGGTCGGCCAAGCGCGAACTCGTCGAGTACCTCGACGAACGGGGCCAGGTGTACATCACCAGCGAGGACCCGCTCCCCGCGGCGTTCGAGGACTACCGGCTCCCGGTCGACCCCGCCGCGATCCACGACCTGCTGTACTACGCCAACGGCTACGTCGGCGACTCCCAGACGATGGCGATGGAGGCCGGCATCCTCGGCACGCCTGCCATCCGGTCGAACTCCTTCGCCGACAGCGACGACGTCTCGAACGTCACCGCCCTGGAGGAGGAGTACGGCCTGTTGCACTCCTTCGGCGACGAGCGGGCGGCCGTCGAGACGACGAAGGAACTCGTCGAGGACCCCGACACGCAGGCCCGCTGGGAGGAGCGGCGTCGGGACCTGATCGACGAGAGCGTCGACGTCACCGACACCATCGTCGACGTCGTCCTGGAGGCTGGTCGCGATGAGTGA
- a CDS encoding polysaccharide deacetylase family protein, producing the protein MHGDGTDRRGSVVISIDAELGWGFHDLESPPRERIERSREGWLVLANLLGEYEIPATWAIVGHLLLDDCDGTHADHPAGEEWFTWDGEGRRDLRFADGLVDRVADSPVDHEIACHTFSHVLFGDGDTSREVAVAELEQSRQAFADAGLDFASFVFPRNQVGHRDVLAEFGVEAYRGGRAPDGSTLRTAAESLLGTYDPHLPEPTVDEYGLVFVPPSQYLFGFEGIYHEIAEATVGDPVVAQARLGIDAAAESGGLYHMWLHPNNLTSPLQRRRIERILASLDANRHRVRIETMADVASRVRSNDPAAVPE; encoded by the coding sequence ATGCACGGCGACGGAACCGATCGGCGGGGATCGGTCGTCATCTCCATCGACGCCGAACTCGGCTGGGGCTTCCACGACCTCGAGTCACCGCCCCGGGAGCGCATCGAGCGCAGTCGCGAGGGGTGGCTGGTGCTGGCCAATCTCCTCGGCGAGTACGAGATTCCAGCGACGTGGGCCATCGTTGGCCACCTGTTGCTCGACGACTGCGACGGGACTCACGCGGACCATCCCGCTGGCGAGGAGTGGTTCACCTGGGACGGCGAGGGACGGCGCGACCTGCGGTTCGCCGACGGCCTCGTCGACCGCGTCGCCGACTCGCCCGTCGACCACGAGATCGCCTGCCACACGTTCAGCCACGTCCTGTTCGGCGACGGCGACACCTCGCGAGAGGTCGCCGTGGCCGAACTGGAACAGTCCCGCCAGGCCTTCGCCGACGCCGGCCTCGACTTCGCCTCGTTCGTCTTCCCACGCAACCAGGTCGGCCACCGCGACGTGCTCGCCGAGTTCGGCGTCGAAGCATACCGCGGCGGGCGCGCCCCCGACGGATCCACGCTCCGGACGGCCGCCGAGTCGCTGCTGGGGACGTACGACCCACACCTCCCGGAGCCGACGGTCGACGAGTACGGCCTCGTGTTCGTTCCGCCCTCGCAGTACCTCTTCGGCTTCGAGGGAATCTACCACGAGATCGCCGAGGCGACCGTCGGCGACCCCGTCGTCGCCCAGGCCCGTCTCGGCATCGACGCCGCGGCCGAATCCGGCGGGCTCTATCACATGTGGCTGCACCCGAACAACCTGACCAGTCCGCTCCAGCGGCGCCGCATCGAGCGAATCCTCGCTTCCCTCGACGCCAACCGGCACCGGGTCCGGATCGAGACGATGGCCGACGTTGCCAGCCGAGTACGGTCGAACGATCCGGCCGCCGTCCCCGAGTAA
- a CDS encoding PadR family transcriptional regulator: MSTDPGTGDGSDPRELLHFVTQQTRFALVANVLQHPEGLASMYELEQLNPSLSDATVYKHVQKLVDAGVLEAVELPDDERRQGYPWKFYRLTDEGRRFLDDHNLLQAEETLQRMYETIADKPEKIVKYENAPRPEVT; this comes from the coding sequence ATGAGCACCGACCCGGGGACCGGCGACGGGTCCGACCCGCGCGAGCTGCTGCACTTCGTGACCCAGCAGACCCGCTTCGCGCTGGTCGCGAACGTCCTCCAGCATCCCGAGGGACTGGCGTCGATGTACGAACTCGAACAGCTGAACCCCAGCCTCAGCGACGCCACCGTGTACAAACACGTCCAGAAGCTCGTCGACGCCGGCGTGCTGGAGGCCGTCGAACTCCCCGACGACGAGCGCCGGCAGGGCTACCCCTGGAAGTTCTACCGGCTGACCGACGAGGGTCGGCGGTTCCTCGACGACCACAACCTGCTTCAGGCCGAGGAGACCCTCCAGCGAATGTACGAGACCATCGCGGACAAGCCCGAGAAGATAGTCAAGTACGAGAACGCGCCGCGGCCTGAGGTGACGTGA
- a CDS encoding AbrB/MazE/SpoVT family DNA-binding domain-containing protein, whose protein sequence is MASSDGGDNGDTYGTAEINDRGRLTIPKALREELHLDAGTEFEVVREGGDIRLVRRLPELETLTRDEEWGDEAFRDAGDATFGGR, encoded by the coding sequence ATGGCTTCGTCTGACGGCGGTGACAACGGCGACACGTACGGTACGGCCGAGATCAACGATCGTGGACGGCTGACGATTCCCAAAGCGCTCCGCGAAGAGTTGCATCTCGATGCGGGAACCGAGTTCGAGGTCGTCCGTGAAGGCGGGGACATCCGACTGGTCCGGCGCCTGCCGGAACTCGAAACGCTCACGCGGGACGAAGAGTGGGGAGACGAGGCGTTTCGGGATGCGGGGGACGCCACCTTCGGGGGGCGGTGA
- a CDS encoding glycosyltransferase family 4 protein: protein MRVLNLVTNADSQFYKTQVSMLEDRGVDSTTLAVPGDHQYGVADEDTEGSASRSLVDYVKFYPPVLRRSFADYDLVHANYGLTAPAAIAQPNLPVVLSLWGSDLMGTYGPVSEFCANHCDAVIVMSEEMAAELDRECHVIPHGVDLDRFEPMPRTAARDEMGWDPDAHHVLFPYPKGREVKNYPRAERVVERVRERVDRPVELQIASGIPHELMPTLFNAADVLLLTSEREGSPNTVKEAMACNLPVVATDVGDVRSRLEGVANSHVAASEDRLVGAVEAVLRRGERSDGRDAIRPLSTERMAERIHGVYEEVLGQEVPGPGRNDGGGNDGESRSERIVEN, encoded by the coding sequence ATGCGCGTCCTGAACCTCGTCACGAACGCCGACTCCCAGTTCTACAAGACCCAGGTCTCGATGCTCGAAGACCGTGGCGTCGACAGCACGACGCTCGCCGTCCCCGGCGACCACCAGTACGGCGTCGCAGACGAGGACACCGAGGGCTCGGCCTCCCGGTCGCTCGTCGACTACGTGAAGTTCTACCCCCCGGTACTCAGGCGCTCCTTCGCGGACTACGACCTCGTCCACGCCAACTACGGGCTGACCGCGCCGGCGGCCATCGCCCAGCCGAACCTCCCGGTCGTCCTCTCGCTGTGGGGCTCGGACCTGATGGGCACCTACGGTCCCGTCTCGGAGTTCTGCGCGAACCACTGCGATGCCGTCATCGTGATGTCCGAGGAGATGGCCGCGGAACTCGACCGCGAGTGCCACGTCATCCCCCACGGCGTCGACCTCGACCGGTTCGAGCCGATGCCGCGGACGGCCGCGCGCGACGAGATGGGCTGGGACCCGGACGCCCACCACGTACTCTTTCCCTACCCGAAGGGACGCGAGGTCAAGAACTACCCGCGCGCCGAGCGCGTCGTCGAGCGAGTTCGCGAGCGCGTCGACCGGCCGGTCGAACTCCAGATCGCCAGCGGCATCCCCCACGAGCTGATGCCGACCCTCTTCAACGCCGCCGACGTCCTGTTGCTGACCTCCGAACGCGAGGGGTCGCCCAACACGGTCAAGGAGGCGATGGCCTGCAACCTCCCCGTCGTCGCCACCGACGTCGGCGACGTCCGGTCCCGTCTCGAGGGAGTCGCGAACTCCCACGTCGCCGCCAGCGAGGACCGCCTGGTCGGCGCCGTCGAGGCCGTCCTCAGGCGTGGCGAGCGCTCCGACGGCCGGGACGCGATCCGTCCCCTCAGCACCGAGCGCATGGCCGAGCGGATCCACGGCGTGTACGAGGAGGTGCTCGGCCAGGAGGTCCCGGGGCCCGGACGCAACGACGGCGGGGGGAACGACGGCGAATCCCGTTCGGAGCGAATCGTCGAAAACTGA
- a CDS encoding acyltransferase: MTDLRLGDGCVVDDTVDVPSSGDGAAPRIGDGATVRSGTIIYPDVVVGDGLQTGHHVVVREQTVVGDDVVLGTKTVLDGRCEIGDGASLQTGVYVPPYSDVGDRAFLGPNAVLTNDPYPLRQDCDLVGPTLGEDVSVGANATILPGVTVGDRSFVAAGSVVTEDVPPETLAIGVPAEHRPLPPALDATNLQE; the protein is encoded by the coding sequence ATGACCGACCTACGCCTCGGCGACGGCTGCGTCGTCGACGACACGGTCGACGTCCCCAGTTCAGGCGACGGGGCGGCCCCGCGGATCGGCGACGGCGCCACCGTCCGGTCGGGGACGATCATCTACCCCGACGTGGTCGTCGGCGACGGCCTGCAGACGGGCCACCACGTCGTCGTGCGCGAGCAGACGGTCGTCGGCGACGACGTCGTCCTGGGGACGAAGACCGTGCTCGACGGGCGCTGCGAGATCGGCGACGGCGCCAGCCTCCAGACGGGCGTCTACGTCCCACCCTACAGCGACGTCGGCGACCGGGCGTTCCTCGGGCCGAACGCGGTCCTGACGAACGACCCCTACCCGCTCAGGCAGGACTGCGACCTCGTCGGCCCGACGCTCGGCGAGGACGTCAGCGTGGGGGCGAACGCGACCATCCTGCCAGGCGTGACCGTCGGCGACCGGTCGTTCGTCGCCGCCGGCTCGGTCGTCACGGAAGACGTCCCGCCGGAGACGCTCGCCATCGGCGTCCCGGCGGAGCACCGCCCGCTGCCACCGGCGCTCGACGCCACGAACCTGCAGGAATGA
- a CDS encoding GNAT family N-acetyltransferase: protein MSQRPSTRQAAGATDQYEIRPFEPGDRAEYLTLFDRVLSGGDDEWFAWKYADNPFADHVPIVVATDGDSVVGAKSAVPQRVRVGDRAVDALQPADTMVDPAHRRQGLFSRMTEVMKERYADRSQQLFFNFPNEMTLAGGKKHGWVEVGRVPTYYRIQRTRGIVGGELPAPLDRGLDLLDPVFDAYLTARGKLAPSSPPGVTVEENEDVPADVLADLYERAVPDELHVERSAAFYDWRFENPKWTYQTYLAGLAGSSGRLSEPDVGVVVGTSTIDGQDVANVVDVAPLAGGARLRALRAALERVCERHADADVIAVSGHAIPADLLSSLGFLADTDVPLSLVSSPSALASHPLTENGSWSIDGRNIRRMDDWLVTFADQDTR from the coding sequence ATGTCCCAGCGTCCCTCCACTCGACAGGCGGCCGGCGCCACCGACCAGTACGAGATCCGCCCCTTCGAACCCGGCGACCGGGCGGAGTATCTCACTCTCTTCGACCGCGTCCTCAGCGGCGGCGACGACGAGTGGTTCGCGTGGAAGTACGCGGATAACCCCTTCGCCGACCACGTCCCGATCGTCGTCGCAACTGACGGCGACAGCGTCGTCGGCGCCAAATCCGCCGTCCCCCAGCGAGTCCGAGTCGGCGACCGGGCCGTCGACGCCCTCCAGCCCGCCGACACCATGGTCGACCCCGCCCACCGCCGACAGGGGCTGTTCTCCCGGATGACGGAGGTCATGAAGGAGCGCTACGCCGACCGGTCCCAGCAGCTGTTCTTCAACTTCCCGAACGAGATGACGCTCGCCGGCGGCAAGAAACACGGCTGGGTCGAGGTGGGCCGGGTCCCCACCTACTACCGGATCCAGCGCACTCGCGGAATAGTCGGTGGGGAACTCCCGGCCCCGCTCGACCGGGGCCTCGACCTGCTCGACCCGGTCTTCGACGCCTACCTGACGGCCCGGGGGAAACTGGCCCCCTCGTCACCGCCGGGCGTCACCGTCGAGGAGAACGAGGACGTCCCCGCCGACGTCCTCGCCGACCTCTACGAGCGAGCGGTTCCCGACGAACTCCACGTCGAGCGGTCGGCGGCGTTCTACGACTGGCGGTTCGAGAACCCGAAGTGGACCTACCAGACCTACCTCGCCGGCCTGGCGGGTTCGTCGGGAAGGCTCTCCGAACCCGACGTCGGCGTCGTCGTCGGCACGAGTACCATCGACGGCCAGGACGTCGCGAACGTCGTCGACGTCGCCCCGCTGGCCGGCGGCGCCCGGCTCCGGGCGCTCAGAGCCGCCCTCGAACGGGTCTGCGAGCGCCACGCCGACGCGGACGTGATCGCCGTCAGCGGCCACGCGATTCCTGCCGACCTGCTGTCCTCCCTGGGCTTCCTCGCCGACACCGACGTGCCCCTGTCGCTGGTTTCCTCGCCGAGCGCGCTGGCGAGTCACCCACTGACCGAGAACGGCTCCTGGTCCATCGACGGCCGCAACATCCGCCGGATGGACGACTGGCTGGTGACCTTCGCCGATCAGGACACGCGGTGA